The genomic DNA TTCGTTTACTTTGTTCCGAGAAAGGATTTGGATCATAATGATCTTTTAATAATTCCAAAATACCAACTTCTAAAAAGAATTCATCTTGTCTTATAAATCGTTCTAAGTTAAGATCATACTTTTTTCCAATACGAATGAAAGGATCCCATTGAACATGTGAGGTGATGTCCATCTCTCCTGGGTGTTCAAGAAGGTTTGTTTTCATTTGATGTTTCGAATATCCCCTTAAGCTCCCTTTTGATCGTGCTGGTTCTTCCCATTCTGAGTCGGTATAACCGTAATCAACCGATAGCAATATTCCTGAGTCAATAATAGTTGAAGCCTCTTTAATAAAATCAACCATTGCTATGGGTACTTCTGCTCGCTCATGTTCTCGTAGGTCTCTCATATATTCTGTCACATAGGATTGAACGTTTGTGTTTGTTAGTGGTACTAATAATTCCTTTAAATCCTCATTCTCCACCTTAATCATGACTTCATGAAGGAGCCCTTTTTTCTTCTCAATAACATGTACGGGGAGAGCATCAAATAACTCATTTGAAAAAACCATTCCCTGAAAGCCTTTTAGCGCACTCAAGCTATCAATAATAATGATTTTCCCATCCTCTACCCCTCTTTGTATCAATTGCTGATGAAAAGGACTTGCCTCTAAAACGAAATACGTGATCGGTTCGGTCGTTAATACACTCCATTCTTTCAAAAAACTTTGAGCAAATCTTCCTGACCCAGCTCCGATTTCACAAAGATTAGCTGGTATAACTCCCTTCGATACTTGTTTATAGTACCACCTTGCCATTAGCTGACCATAAATATTTCCAATGTTACTAGTTGTAATAAAGTCTCCTTGGCGACCCACCTTCTCCCCAGCTTTCATATAATAGCCACACTCCCTATCATATAAAGCTAATGCCATATATTCAGCATAAGAGATTTGCTTTTCTTTGGATGAAGTGATCATTTCAATTATCTTTTCCTTCACAATCATATCCACTATCCTCTATTGACACAGTATTTATTTTGTAATATCGTAATAGTAATTCACCATCCCTCCCAAAGAAGGAATGGAAGTATCCCTATAAAAGACCCTACTCACGTTGAGAAGGGTCTTTTCATTTGTTAAAGCTGTTTTCTTAGCACAATCAATTAAATTATGTTTTAAAAAGCTACAAAGTTAAGAAAAGAGCCTTTGTTAAAAACCATTTAAAAATGGATTGGAATCCATCTCGTCTCCAATAGTTGTTGTGTATCCATGTCCAGGTAACACTAGAGTTTGCTCGGGAAGTGCAAGTAATTTACTATGAATACTCTTAAGAAGCTGACCATGATTTCCACCAGGCAGGTCTGTTCTCCCGATGCTTTGTTGAAACAACGCATCTCCTGAAATAACAAATTCTGCTTCCTCAAAGTAAAACGACACACTTCCTGGAGAGTGTCCAGGCGTCTCAAACACAGAAAAAGTAAAGTCTCCGATAGTTATTGTTTCTTCCTTTTCAAAGAACATATTTGCTGGCTTTACGGATGTAGAGACTGGCATCATAAAGAATTTTGACCCATTTAAAGAGGGATCTCCCAACCAGTTTTCTTCTTTCTTATGTATATATACGGGTACTTGATAATGATCTCTAATGATGTCCACTGCTCCAATATGGTCAAAATGAGCATGTGTCAAAAGAATTGCTTGTGGTACCACTTTTCTTTTTTCTAGTAATTGAATAAGTTTTTTCCCTTCATCACCCGGGTCAATAACGAGGCAATGATTTCCTTCGGTTACGATATAGCTGTTGGTTTGTAACGGACCGAGGGGGACTTGTTCCCATTTCATAAGATTTTCCTCCCTAACATTTGATCTTAAGGATATTTTACACTAGTTTTACGGAAAGGAGAAACATTGCTCTACAGAATTGACGTCAAGAAAGTGTCATTTTTAGACCTCGACAAATGGGATAAAAACCGCTAAAATAAAATACGAATGTAAACACTTACGTTACATAGGATACTGAATATGCACAAAAAATAAAAGGCATTTGTCTTTACATTTGATAAAGGGGGCTGTCAAAGTGGGATTGGTCATTATATTTGCTTTAGTTACATTGCTATCAGCATACGGAGCATTTAGTTCACTAAAAAACAAAAATTTTCTTGGGTTATTTTTTGCTGTAGGAACTTTAGCTATATTCGGTTTCTTTACAGTTATGACTGTGATCCACCATGGATATCCAGCAACGCACTAATACAATAGCATTGCGATAAAAAAGGACTGCGAAAAGTATTCGCAGTCCTTTTTTATTCTTCTATCAACCCTAATTTCTTTTTCTCTCCAAGCAGGAGGATTTTCTCTAGACTGTATCCGTACAGACACAATGTTCCGTTTGGAGAGCAGCTGATGGGTTCATTCACTATATCTTCTATTACTACAAACTCCTCATTAGACTCAACCGAAAACTTTATAAGGTCGAACGTTCCTTCGTAAGTGTCAATCTCCGAACTATATTGTGGCTTAAATGTAAAGAATTCATGAGAATCCTTGTTGAAATCATAAAAAGGTACGGACCACCCTGAAAAATTCGACAGTTGTGGCAACAACAATTTTGACTTCACTTGAAAGTCTTGATCAAAAAATGTGTAGCTTCCTACAGATGATTCTTCACTAGGGTCTATGGTTATAGTAAGTGTGTGTTTCGGAAAAACATCTACCTGATAAACATCCTTCAAGACATCCTTACTTACTTTACTATTAATATTATACTTTTTTAACGGCGCAGAAAGCGATGGACTATCCGTACGCCAATCGAGGTATAGAAGTTCGTTAACATTACTCCAATACGCAAAAGGTTGAGGGATGGTTATTTGAGCAAGTGTATTCTTACTAATATCTAATGTATAGGTGTGATATTGCCAATCTTCAGTAAAACTCGTTATTAGCAAAAGATTTTCATTATACTCGTTCCATTCGATAGCCAATTCATTAGATGGTATCTCTGATGACAAGATGATTTTTCCACTAGATGAGATAATTGTTACCAATCCCATACTTGAATTAGGTGAAGAATGAATAAGTATGCTGTTTCTACTAGGACTAATAGTTACCGATACAATAGGATAAACACTCGAATACAAAAGAGTCGACTGACCCTCTACTAAGTCATAGGAAAAAATGGAGGAACCCTCACTAGTTTCTGTTACATATAATATGGTTTGATTATCTAACCAACCACTAGCAGAAGAAAAGCTTCCCTTCATCTCTTTAATGGGCAGCATAAGCTTACCACCAATAAACGATAGGGGTATTTCCTTCTTTTTCAACTCATTATTATGTAATGATTGAGGCAAGCTTTTTGGTACACTTTCCTTACTACATCCGTATAATAGAATATTACAAAGAAGGAAAAGAATGAGATAAAGTGCCTGTTTGTTTTTTACTGAAAACACTAATCTTTTCCTCCTTAAAGACAATTATATTTATTTTACCTTTCTCTATTGCGGTGAACAAGTAAAATCTTCTTAAACATACATGGCAGCTAAGAAAATTCCAAGCATTTCATGATATATCTTTTTATACTGTGATAACGGGAGCGGATTGATTCCTTTCCCAAGTTCGAGTGTGAACCCAGCTTGTTTAAACTCTTGTATAAACCAGTCCTT from Robertmurraya sp. FSL R5-0851 includes the following:
- a CDS encoding class I SAM-dependent methyltransferase; protein product: MIVKEKIIEMITSSKEKQISYAEYMALALYDRECGYYMKAGEKVGRQGDFITTSNIGNIYGQLMARWYYKQVSKGVIPANLCEIGAGSGRFAQSFLKEWSVLTTEPITYFVLEASPFHQQLIQRGVEDGKIIIIDSLSALKGFQGMVFSNELFDALPVHVIEKKKGLLHEVMIKVENEDLKELLVPLTNTNVQSYVTEYMRDLREHERAEVPIAMVDFIKEASTIIDSGILLSVDYGYTDSEWEEPARSKGSLRGYSKHQMKTNLLEHPGEMDITSHVQWDPFIRIGKKYDLNLERFIRQDEFFLEVGILELLKDHYDPNPFSEQSKRNRAIRSLITPGGMSSHFQVVLQSKNLSKEFSI
- a CDS encoding YqgU-like beta propeller domain-containing protein translates to MFSVKNKQALYLILFLLCNILLYGCSKESVPKSLPQSLHNNELKKKEIPLSFIGGKLMLPIKEMKGSFSSASGWLDNQTILYVTETSEGSSIFSYDLVEGQSTLLYSSVYPIVSVTISPSRNSILIHSSPNSSMGLVTIISSSGKIILSSEIPSNELAIEWNEYNENLLLITSFTEDWQYHTYTLDISKNTLAQITIPQPFAYWSNVNELLYLDWRTDSPSLSAPLKKYNINSKVSKDVLKDVYQVDVFPKHTLTITIDPSEESSVGSYTFFDQDFQVKSKLLLPQLSNFSGWSVPFYDFNKDSHEFFTFKPQYSSEIDTYEGTFDLIKFSVESNEEFVVIEDIVNEPISCSPNGTLCLYGYSLEKILLLGEKKKLGLIEE
- a CDS encoding MBL fold metallo-hydrolase encodes the protein MKWEQVPLGPLQTNSYIVTEGNHCLVIDPGDEGKKLIQLLEKRKVVPQAILLTHAHFDHIGAVDIIRDHYQVPVYIHKKEENWLGDPSLNGSKFFMMPVSTSVKPANMFFEKEETITIGDFTFSVFETPGHSPGSVSFYFEEAEFVISGDALFQQSIGRTDLPGGNHGQLLKSIHSKLLALPEQTLVLPGHGYTTTIGDEMDSNPFLNGF
- a CDS encoding DUF2759 domain-containing protein, with translation MGLVIIFALVTLLSAYGAFSSLKNKNFLGLFFAVGTLAIFGFFTVMTVIHHGYPATH